A genomic segment from Bubalus bubalis isolate 160015118507 breed Murrah chromosome 5, NDDB_SH_1, whole genome shotgun sequence encodes:
- the LOC102400174 gene encoding nascent polypeptide-associated complex subunit alpha, muscle-specific form, with protein sequence MVGADGPSQAGTPCSADGDPVSPDTDAGRRWGEHSRGSCASGPTGRRCPERLATPRPGLGRLYPQVGTPRPCSDPARPAEEGGCPLSGLGLGRSAPVSRQRQRAGAEVRGTRQVLFWVSATSLLGRQAGGTAGRRRAGAAVRLPAAQGLQQGAVMLISAASVAPGTAGPCRPGPPGPPPPLLPKPGKDNLRLQKLLRKAARKRMGGAGPPAPPGAFRTSLSPVSEASRDQEAPSPRPMEAPRPAELPCPTEAPRPTEALHPREAPRPANALHPTEAPHLAEALRPLEAPHPVEVPRPAEAMCPSDTPCPTDAPHLAEAPHPAKAPMAVAATPRCPPTPVIHHVASPTQRSTFSFSLAQRRSLASHFRAMGPQLTAPAPEPTQCPSGFTQVVAPAVRGSHVSQVHVRLAPSPQGGTPEPPPAAPQDQHTAPCPPGAQPLIPVAHIRPLPTGMQVASPWPAASPVPRPPSGLQASVPREAGTQVVVPITPTYCSPAPSPFRPGSGTPEAGRLEEPPTAGPATEAERVSSSRGASPPAPLAGPHPCPAPRAAARPQLSGWMRLKKQMLEEPEEPKFPGPEPSPGQVDQGKTTLASLEPRPPASRASKMWDAVLYRVSVAESRSGQAGPGAGVCTLAGLRRLPFLYRPRFNARKLQEVAARPHPVTSPVLVLNPQPKNFNRTAAGWRLH encoded by the exons ATGGTGGGGGCTGATGGCCCTTCTCAGGCGGGCACCCCGTGCTCTGCTGACGGTGACCCCGTCTCCCCGGACACAGATGCAGGGAGACGCTGGGGGGAGCACAGTAGGGGCTCGTGTGCATCCGGCCCCACCGGCCGCCGGTGCCCGGAGCGGCTGGCCACACCTCGCCCAGGCCTGGGGCGTCTTTACCCGCAGGTGGGCACTCCTCGGCCCTGCAGTGACCCTGCTCGGCCAGCAGAGGAGGGTGGCTGCCCGCTCAGCGGCCTTGGCCTTGGCAGGAGCGCGCCCGTGAGCAGGCAGCGCCAGAGAGCGGGCGCTGAGGTCAGAGGGACGCGGCAGGTTTTATTTTGGGTATCGGCGACCTCCCTCTTGGGGCGCCAGGCCGGGGGTACTGCAGGACGGCGTCGAGCGGGTGCTGCTGTACGGCTGCCGGCTGCCCAGGGCCTGCAACAG ggagcaGTGATGCTCATCTCAGCCGCCTCCGTGGCCCCTGGGACGGCTGGGCCATGCCGCCCGGGGCCCCCCGGACCACCACCACCTCTGCTGCCCAAGCCGGGAAAGGACAACCTGCGCCTGCAGAAGCTCCTGAGGAAGGCGGCCCGGAAGAGGATGGGCGGGGCCGGGCCCCCTGCTCCGCCCGGGGCTTTCCGCACCTCCCTGTCCCCCGTGAGCGAGGCCAGCCGTGACCAGGAGGCCCCGAGCCCACGTCCCATGGAGGCCCCGCGTCCAGCTGAGCTCCCGTGCCCCACCGAGGCCCCACGCCCCACCGAGGCCCTGCATCCCAGGGAGGCCCCACGCCCAGCCAACGCCCTGCATCCCACAGAGGCCCCGCATCTGGCCGAAGCCCTGCGTCCCCTGGAGGCCCCGCATCCCGTGGAGGTCCCGCGTCCAGCAGAGGCCATGTGTCCCTCTGACACCCCGTGCCCCACTGATGCCCCACATCTGGCTGAGGCCCCACACCCTGCCAAGGCCCCAATGGCTGTGGCCGCCACACCCCGCTGCCCCCCGACCCCTGTCATCCACCACGTGGCCTCCCCCACGCAGAGGTCCACGTTCTCCTTCAGCCTTGCTCAGCGCAGGAGCCTGGCTTCCCACTTCAGGGCCATGGGCCCCCAGCTCACAGCCCCAGCCCCGGAACCCACGCAGTGCCCCAGCGGCTTCACCCAGGTAGTGGCCCCTGCAGTGAGGGGCAGCCACGTCAGCCAAGTGCATGTCCGGCTGGCACCATCCCCGCAGGGCGGGACCCCCGAGCCACCCCCGGCAGCCCCCCAGGATCAGCACACGGCCCCCTGCCCTCCCGGGGCTCAGCCCCTGATCCCCGTGGCCCACATCCGCCCATTGCCCACTGGGATGCAGGTGGCCAGTCCCTGGCCTGCAGCGTCCCCAGTGCCCAGGCCTCCCTCCGGCCTGCAGGCCTCGGTGCCCAGGGAGGCTGGCACCCAGGTGGTGGTGCCCATCACCCCCACCTACTGCTCGCCGGCACCCTCGCCTTTCAGGCCAGGCTCTGGGACCCCCGAAGCTGGGCGCCTGGAGGAGCCCCCCACAGCTGGCCCTGccactgaggctgagagagtCTCCAGCTCCCGTGGGGCCTCGCCCCCCGCCCCGCTGGcaggcccccacccctgcccggcCCCAAGAGCCGCAGCCAGGCCCCAGCTCAGCGGCTGGATGCGCCTCAAGAAGCAGATGCTGGAGGAGCCGGAGGAGCCCAAGTTCCCAGGGCCGGAGCCCAGCCCGGGGCAGGTGGACCAGGGCAAGACCACCCTTGCCAGCCTGGAGCCCCGGCCCCCTGCCTCCCGGGCCTCCAAGATGTGGGACGCAGTGCTCTACCGCGTGTCCGTGGCCGAGTCCCGCAGTGGCCAGGCGGGGCCTGGAGCTGGGGTGTGCACCCTGGCCGGCCTCAGGCGCCTGCCCTTCCTTTACCGGCCTCGCTTCAACGCCCGGAAGCTGCAGGAGGTGGCTGCCCGACCCCATCCCGTGACCTCCCCAGTCCTGGTCCTGAACCCCCAGCCCAAGAACTTCAACCGGACAGCGGCTGGCTGGAGGCTCCACTGA